The stretch of DNA ACATGTAGgtaacaaacacacttttacatGCATAAACTcaactattcattcatttaaagtaaataaacaaaaaagaaataaacttaaaatgaaAACGTGCAGGAGAGATAAGAAGATAAAAGCTTATACAAAGATCTCTCCTAAAAACTAAattacatagaaaaaaataataatttcattttattagaaTTTCTTTGTTTCATCAATGAGATGTGAATGAGTTTGATTAGTGTGACATCAGCTGATTACAGTCGGCATGTTGACCAGCAGGTAGTGATCCGCTTGCTGCAACAGTTACATttctatgtaaaataatttaatagtctaatattggagattacagaataaatgttgttttgattattgattatagGTCATTTTAACAGTTTATACTCTATCATACAGATCAGCATTAAAACAATGTTAGTGATTGATCAGCTGAGCTTGAGTAGATTGATCTGATAACATTTGATTAAATCAGGATCAGATCTAACAGgatgtaaatatttctgtgaCTTCCTGTAGATTCTTTGAAAGCTGCTGGAAACTGTCTGACTTGACTGCAGCTTTTTGTCACTTCCTGCTGATGCTGCCGCCTGATCCCTCCACTTTCCAAGAAAGGAGCAGTTCATCTGAAACAAGCCTACTGATCAGCTTTCCAATAAGGAGGCGTGTCGGTCGGTAAAAGATGTGAAGGCTCTTGTGTATCTTCACTCATGGCTCCTCAGAGCAGGAATAAGAGCTTTGGGACGACCTGCAAGATGGCGGAGCAGAACGACTTCCAGTTCAAGTGAGGATCGAGGAACctcaggtttctgtaatcctcTACTGTGATACAGAAACCAGGTTTCTGGTTTACATGACAGGACAGAAATCAGCTGAGTGCAGAGAGTCGACTGTAAACTGGTTACTGAAGTGCAGCTGAACACACTGATGAAGAGTTTTGATCTGATGAAGCTGAGAGCAGAAAAGAGGCTGAACTATGAGAGTGATTGATGTGAGAATCCATAACAAGAAAaccaacagctgctgtcactatAAGATAAACTCTGGCTTTACTTTCACTGAAGTGGATCAACAAATgataattaaacattaaactaaatGAACAGTTATATATCACAGAGGAGGCTGTTTCCCAGAATCACacaatttcaaatttaaaagatgattatgtgtctttgaaaaaaaaataattacaattatCAACATCACACTTAATaggattaaaatgaaataatgtttgtgatgtttaaacatttatatgaaCAGTGTAGAGCTTGTTGTCTACACAGCTGTCTGATGTTGTTCATCTACATCACTGCATCTTTAACTGCTGTTAGTTTAGCAAACATGTATCGCAGccctgctttgttttttttatccattcGTTTTTTCATCTCCTCCAGCTTCTGGACCTTCTCTGTGGCTTTgatctccttcatcttctcaaTCAGGAAGTCCAAGTGGACATGAGTAGACAGTGAATTATCATTCAGAGCGATCCGCTCTAGTTGTTCCACATGTTGGTAGGCCTCTGTAAGCAGCTGAGTCTTCTCTGATTCCAGGTTTTTCATCTCTGTTTGAAGATTTTCCAGAAGGCTCTTCTTCTGCTCACgatctgttttattcttttcatatttGTGATTCACATCTTCAAGGGTCTTCTTAACTTTCCTGGTCTTGTTCACATAGATCcacttttctttcacatgaTCTGATGCAGGACACTTCCCTGTACAAACTGTACAGTGACCTCTTTTCATGACCTCACAGTGTTTTGGACTCCAGGCCTTTGTGTATCCAGGATAGTGACAGTTCTCTTTACAGATGTTACAGGTGACAGCTTCTTCATAATAAAACAACCACCTCCTCCCACctctgatgtcttctttctctttgtagACCTCATCAACTTCTACAGTGAACTCTttattcttcttcatctcttgtTCATGTTTCTTCAGAGCTTCTTCAGTCTGTTGGATCTCGTTCTGCTTTAGTTCAATCAGCTGGATTCTGTCTTGCAGGTTGTTGATGCAGGCTGTTATTCTGATGTGTGCGTTCAACACTTCAACTGTTGTTATCAGCATTTGTGGTTTAGATTTTTCCAGGAAGTCTGTGAATCGTTTCATTCCTGTCTCTGTTACCTTCCATGCGTTGTCTAAAGCAaactctgtttcctctgttctctgtttggTCTGACGGTtattaaacaggaagtaaacGGGCTGATTCTTCTCATTTTTGGCACAATTAATGTTTGCAGCTTCAAGAGCTTTCAGAACATTTTCAGGTGTTATTCCATCTGAGTGTGTGATGAGAGCGACGATGTTCTTCTCCAGGTCTTTCCCAAACAGAGACGTCACTGAATCAAAGATGTACTTCAGTCGGTCACTCACTCGATTCACACTCGCCTGCAGCACCAGACCCACTGCATCAATTTCATCAACTCCATCTTCTGAACGGAACAAGTCAAATAATCTttgactgatgatgtcatcatgttcAATCCCTCTGGTGTCTCCGAATCCAGGAGTATCGATGATGGTCAGAGAGAAGGGCAGAGTTTTATCTTTAAAACCAAAGATCTGGTACAAGATCACAGCTGATGTCTGACTCTCTGACTGACATCTTCTCTTCTCGTCTTCTACGATCTCAAACCAGATGTTGTCCTTAAACTTCACTCCCATGATGTAGTTGAACAGAGTGTTGATCAGAGTAGattttcctgttcctgtttcaCCTACAAGTaagatggttttgtttttcttgttcaggTTTTTCTCACCAACAGTTTTTCTTG from Thunnus albacares chromosome 18, fThuAlb1.1, whole genome shotgun sequence encodes:
- the LOC122968126 gene encoding uncharacterized protein LOC122968126 isoform X1 — translated: MDPPPLSQLCVHEESMDKPKHFNTGRIQQQRPESPDPSCASIDPDRTMDPPPLSKTHGEIHQQRPASPTLSYVSMRSDRSIDPPIRFNTGRIQHQRPESPDSSSASVENNRIMDPPPLSKTHGEIYQERPDSPTPSYVSMRSDWSMDPPISFNTGRIQQQRPESPDPSCASIDPDRTMDPPPLSKTHGETYENIISKSSQISSGPPAVYQLRTKEEKFGNLTRKTVGEKNLNKKNKTILLVGETGTGKSTLINTLFNYIMGVKFKDNIWFEIVEDEKRRCQSESQTSAVILYQIFGFKDKTLPFSLTIIDTPGFGDTRGIEHDDIISQRLFDLFRSEDGVDEIDAVGLVLQASVNRVSDRLKYIFDSVTSLFGKDLEKNIVALITHSDGITPENVLKALEAANINCAKNEKNQPVYFLFNNRQTKQRTEETEFALDNAWKVTETGMKRFTDFLEKSKPQMLITTVEVLNAHIRITACINNLQDRIQLIELKQNEIQQTEEALKKHEQEMKKNKEFTVEVDEVYKEKEDIRGGRRWLFYYEEAVTCNICKENCHYPGYTKAWSPKHCEVMKRGHCTVCTGKCPASDHVKEKWIYVNKTRKVKKTLEDVNHKYEKNKTDREQKKSLLENLQTEMKNLESEKTQLLTEAYQHVEQLERIALNDNSLSTHVHLDFLIEKMKEIKATEKVQKLEEMKKRMDKKNKAGLRYMFAKLTAVKDAVM